The following are from one region of the Carnobacterium gallinarum DSM 4847 genome:
- a CDS encoding glycosyltransferase family 4 protein, translating to MNIGLFTDTYLPQVSGVATSIKTLKDELEKNGHRVTIFTTTDPNADENEPNIVRLTSIPFFSFKDRRIAVSGSHTAVKKAKEYELDLIHTQTEFSLGLTGKQVAKHLKIPCIHTYHTMYEDYLHYIAKGKIVKPYHVKLLARYFCNQTDGVIAPSERVLEQLRTYEVVRPIEIIPTGVVLTDFNLDHKKDIRQELGFTNDTPIILSLSRLSQEKNITAILKAMPELIQAKPNLQLVIVGKGPQKAELEDLAVKLQITEHLTFIGEKERQEVPAYYAMADLFVSASESESQGLTYIESLACGTNIIAKQNVYTEGLIGTGDFGQLFLDDTDLAKTILNELDRPKNEAELAEKRSKLLYDISSEAFGNHVLSFYQTVIDEYEYKERRGLKIIKLYK from the coding sequence ATGAATATCGGCTTATTTACCGACACCTACCTCCCTCAAGTCAGTGGAGTTGCAACATCCATAAAAACATTAAAAGATGAATTAGAGAAAAATGGACATCGTGTCACTATTTTTACAACAACCGATCCGAATGCAGACGAGAATGAACCTAATATTGTACGTTTGACCAGTATTCCTTTTTTTTCATTTAAAGATCGTAGAATTGCCGTTAGCGGTTCCCATACAGCTGTAAAAAAGGCCAAAGAATATGAGTTAGATTTGATTCACACTCAAACCGAGTTTAGTTTAGGATTAACAGGAAAACAAGTGGCCAAGCACTTAAAAATCCCTTGTATTCATACCTATCACACAATGTATGAAGATTATCTCCATTACATTGCGAAAGGAAAAATTGTCAAACCCTATCATGTTAAGCTTTTAGCTAGATATTTTTGCAACCAAACGGATGGCGTCATAGCTCCTAGCGAACGTGTATTAGAACAATTGCGCACCTATGAAGTGGTTCGGCCAATTGAAATTATACCAACTGGAGTTGTACTAACAGACTTTAATTTGGATCATAAAAAAGATATTCGTCAAGAATTAGGTTTCACTAATGATACTCCAATTATCCTATCTCTTAGTCGACTTTCTCAAGAAAAAAATATCACAGCTATTTTGAAAGCAATGCCTGAATTAATTCAAGCCAAACCTAATTTGCAACTAGTTATTGTCGGAAAAGGCCCACAAAAAGCTGAACTAGAAGACTTAGCTGTTAAGTTACAGATTACAGAGCATCTCACTTTTATTGGTGAAAAAGAACGTCAAGAAGTTCCTGCATACTATGCAATGGCTGACTTATTCGTTAGCGCCTCTGAATCAGAATCTCAAGGGTTAACTTATATCGAATCTTTAGCATGTGGCACGAATATTATTGCAAAACAAAACGTTTATACTGAAGGATTGATTGGAACTGGTGATTTTGGACAGTTATTTTTAGATGATACAGATCTGGCAAAAACGATTTTAAACGAATTAGATCGTCCTAAGAACGAAGCAGAACTTGCTGAAAAACGCAGCAAACTATTATATGATATTTCCTCTGAAGCATTCGGCAATCACGTCTTATCTTTTTATCAAACAGTTATTGATGAATATGAATATAAAGAGCGTCGTGGTTTAAAAATTATTAAACTCTATAAATAA
- a CDS encoding DUF1836 domain-containing protein produces MNDMEKELAAWGNVIEDFQLPRWNLLPDIDLYMDQVLTLIEKYLSPLTIHSDQKIITSAMVNNYVKLGLIPAPVKKRYTKKHIAFLIAISILKQVFTIQEIKDGILFQASVVGINEAFNLFCDEQEKSLKIVAAQVTGKQSIPILQEKIPVDFLAVKLATLSFSSKLITEKTIAISQKYLAKNNQIEAEEEK; encoded by the coding sequence TTGAATGATATGGAAAAAGAATTAGCAGCATGGGGAAATGTAATTGAAGATTTTCAACTTCCTCGTTGGAATTTATTACCTGATATTGATTTGTATATGGATCAAGTATTAACGTTAATTGAAAAATACTTGTCGCCATTAACCATTCATAGTGACCAAAAAATTATTACATCTGCAATGGTGAATAATTATGTAAAATTAGGATTAATTCCAGCACCAGTAAAAAAACGTTACACAAAAAAACACATTGCTTTTTTAATTGCAATTTCAATTTTAAAACAGGTCTTCACCATTCAAGAAATTAAAGATGGGATTCTTTTTCAAGCATCTGTTGTTGGAATTAACGAAGCCTTTAATCTTTTTTGTGACGAACAAGAAAAATCCTTAAAAATTGTTGCAGCCCAAGTTACAGGAAAACAAAGTATTCCGATCTTACAAGAAAAAATTCCTGTTGATTTTTTAGCTGTCAAACTGGCAACATTAAGTTTTTCTAGCAAATTAATTACCGAAAAAACAATTGCCATCAGTCAAAAATATCTCGCAAAAAATAACCAAATTGAAGCGGAGGAAGAAAAATGA
- a CDS encoding cation:proton antiporter gives MFPVLEGTILLIVLVIVSNIISHYLIKIPTALIQVTLGLLAALIFAIKIEINTDWFMLLFVAPLLFNDGRHFPKKDLWKLRIPILGNSILLVFLTTIIGGYIMYWVMDGKLPLAAAFALVAILSPTDPVAVNGIAEQVKLPVGVLRLVRGESLVNDASGLIAFKYAIAAMVTGYFSLATAISDFFYMALVGLAAGIILEWFVIGLKEWLSIQGIRDVILHTLLQILTPFMIYMIVEEVFHASGVIAVVAAGVVASHQHRVSESRMAEVQIVTERTWDVIIYLLNGIMFLILGIELPFAMGTALENSINGKNYQLFGYVLLLWLVILIIRILWTYSYMWFDYSYGKFKRETPPDIKIAIMSGLTGVRGAVTMAGILSIPALLNTGFAFPGRASILFIASGVIIVTLVAATIALPFFTKSKRRFETSGDDLADFITLDEPRLTQTDALDKREAEARIHIMNTAVQVIEQESRPENRMAVYDLLHEYDHLIRRMQMEYNSKETTVQFLQDEVEIRLIAINAEILQIEKMIIHQEVNQKVAELYIKQLVQRKRALKNRWFAKFNRALLMGKRVYRQGIRESSWSKKSAEYREQHQQRLNLERETAKIAIQRLSLYMKKEQSEAIPVDKSIVYHLIVEYRNKIERIKRFGEDYLKEYTKQLQEVRLKALNAERGDIQRLYEAGDISANVAVQLRRFVNYRESSVMDLGNENDE, from the coding sequence ATGTTTCCAGTTTTAGAAGGAACGATTTTATTGATTGTTTTAGTTATTGTTTCAAACATTATCAGTCATTACCTCATAAAGATTCCAACAGCTTTAATCCAAGTTACATTAGGATTACTAGCTGCATTGATCTTTGCTATTAAAATTGAAATTAATACGGATTGGTTTATGTTGCTTTTTGTAGCTCCATTGTTATTTAACGATGGTCGTCATTTTCCAAAAAAGGATTTATGGAAGTTGCGTATTCCTATCTTGGGGAATTCGATTTTATTAGTTTTTTTAACTACTATTATTGGTGGATATATAATGTACTGGGTTATGGATGGAAAGCTCCCATTGGCGGCAGCGTTTGCTTTAGTGGCAATTCTTTCTCCAACAGATCCAGTAGCTGTGAATGGGATTGCTGAACAAGTAAAGTTACCTGTTGGGGTGTTGCGTTTAGTTCGGGGAGAAAGTTTGGTTAATGATGCTAGTGGATTAATTGCTTTTAAATATGCGATCGCAGCAATGGTGACAGGATATTTTTCTTTAGCAACGGCTATTTCCGATTTTTTCTATATGGCTTTAGTAGGACTTGCTGCTGGTATTATTTTAGAATGGTTTGTAATAGGTTTAAAAGAATGGCTGAGTATTCAGGGAATTAGAGATGTTATTTTGCATACATTATTGCAAATTTTAACACCTTTTATGATTTATATGATTGTGGAAGAAGTCTTTCATGCTTCGGGTGTGATTGCGGTTGTAGCTGCAGGAGTTGTAGCTAGCCACCAACATCGCGTGAGTGAAAGTCGGATGGCAGAAGTGCAGATTGTTACTGAGCGAACATGGGATGTAATTATTTACTTACTAAATGGAATTATGTTTTTAATTTTAGGAATTGAGTTGCCTTTTGCAATGGGAACAGCGCTAGAAAATTCTATTAATGGAAAAAATTATCAATTATTTGGTTATGTGTTGTTGTTATGGTTAGTTATTTTAATTATTCGTATTTTATGGACGTATAGTTATATGTGGTTCGATTATTCGTATGGGAAGTTTAAACGTGAAACACCTCCTGATATTAAAATTGCGATTATGTCTGGTTTGACAGGTGTTCGAGGTGCTGTGACGATGGCAGGTATCTTATCAATTCCTGCTTTATTAAATACTGGCTTTGCTTTTCCAGGAAGAGCATCTATTTTGTTTATTGCTTCAGGAGTGATTATTGTTACGTTAGTGGCTGCTACGATTGCGCTGCCTTTTTTTACTAAATCAAAACGACGATTTGAAACTTCTGGGGATGATTTAGCTGATTTTATAACACTGGACGAACCGAGATTAACTCAGACAGATGCTTTAGATAAACGTGAGGCAGAAGCTAGAATTCATATTATGAATACAGCAGTTCAAGTTATTGAGCAGGAAAGCCGACCTGAGAATCGAATGGCGGTCTATGATTTATTACATGAATACGATCATTTGATTCGACGTATGCAGATGGAATACAATAGTAAGGAAACAACCGTTCAGTTCTTGCAAGATGAAGTGGAAATTCGGTTAATTGCCATTAATGCGGAGATTCTTCAAATTGAAAAAATGATTATCCATCAAGAAGTGAATCAAAAAGTTGCTGAACTCTATATTAAACAATTAGTGCAAAGAAAACGTGCATTAAAAAATCGCTGGTTTGCTAAATTCAATCGAGCTTTACTAATGGGAAAGAGAGTATATCGTCAAGGTATTCGTGAAAGTTCATGGAGTAAGAAGAGTGCCGAATATAGAGAGCAACATCAACAACGTTTAAATTTGGAACGAGAAACAGCTAAAATCGCGATTCAGAGGTTGTCATTATACATGAAGAAAGAGCAAAGTGAAGCAATTCCTGTTGATAAATCAATTGTCTATCATTTGATTGTTGAATACCGTAATAAAATTGAACGGATTAAGCGTTTTGGAGAAGATTATTTAAAGGAGTATACAAAACAGCTACAAGAAGTTCGATTAAAAGCGTTGAATGCAGAGCGTGGGGATATTCAACGGCTTTATGAAGCGGGGGATATTTCAGCAAATGTAGCAGTTCAATTGCGACGCTTCGTAAATTATCGTGAAAGTTCGGTAATGGATTTGGGGAATGAAAATGATGAATAA
- a CDS encoding DegV family protein — protein MNKEKIALLVDSCTDVPDEMIEKYNMFVIPLKIIYKDHVYTDKVDITAEDVYQNLTTEIPSTSLPDGQEITTIFDKIKAEGYQKVIVVTISSGLSGTNNLVRLIAEQYTSLDVFVLDTKNIGIGSGMQGTQAGQLIAEGLDWETIKTTLSATIAKSKVFFCVDTLLYLQKGGRIGLVSSILGGALNLRPIISCNTDGVYYTVSKVRGRKKSLARAVQLATEFIGTHKRFNLAIVDGAAKPEAKEIAKELQVLFPNAEAILEGPVGPALGVHTGPGLIGIGIQLLD, from the coding sequence ATGAACAAAGAAAAAATCGCACTTTTAGTTGACTCCTGTACCGATGTTCCAGATGAAATGATTGAAAAATACAATATGTTTGTTATCCCTTTAAAAATTATCTATAAAGATCACGTTTACACAGATAAAGTGGACATTACTGCTGAAGATGTCTATCAAAATCTGACTACCGAAATTCCATCTACCTCTTTACCTGATGGACAGGAAATCACTACTATTTTTGATAAGATTAAAGCAGAGGGCTATCAAAAAGTCATTGTAGTAACTATTTCTAGTGGCTTAAGTGGTACTAATAATTTAGTGCGCTTAATTGCTGAACAATATACGAGCTTAGATGTCTTTGTTTTAGATACAAAAAATATCGGAATCGGCAGTGGCATGCAAGGTACCCAAGCAGGTCAATTGATTGCTGAAGGCTTAGATTGGGAAACAATCAAAACCACTTTATCCGCTACTATTGCAAAATCAAAAGTCTTCTTTTGTGTAGACACTTTACTTTACCTACAAAAAGGTGGTCGTATTGGGTTAGTTTCATCCATTCTTGGTGGTGCTTTAAATCTACGCCCTATTATTTCTTGTAATACGGATGGCGTATATTACACTGTTTCTAAAGTTCGTGGACGCAAAAAAAGTTTAGCTAGAGCTGTTCAATTAGCCACTGAATTTATTGGTACCCACAAACGGTTTAATCTGGCTATAGTTGATGGAGCCGCGAAACCAGAGGCTAAAGAAATTGCTAAAGAACTACAAGTACTTTTTCCAAATGCTGAAGCTATCTTAGAAGGCCCGGTAGGACCTGCATTAGGTGTTCACACTGGACCTGGCTTAATTGGAATCGGCATTCAATTATTAGATTAA
- a CDS encoding ACT domain-containing protein has product MKAILTVVGQDTIGIIAGVSRELAHLKINILDVSQTIMEGNFTMMMMCELSQTTVGFDQVKTALNQTGEELQVTISIQREELFSTMHSL; this is encoded by the coding sequence ATGAAAGCCATTTTAACAGTTGTTGGACAAGATACAATTGGAATTATTGCAGGTGTTAGTCGTGAACTAGCACATCTAAAAATTAATATTTTAGATGTTTCGCAAACAATTATGGAGGGAAATTTTACCATGATGATGATGTGCGAATTAAGTCAGACAACTGTCGGATTTGATCAAGTAAAAACGGCTTTAAATCAAACTGGAGAAGAGTTGCAGGTGACCATTAGTATTCAACGGGAAGAGTTATTCTCAACAATGCATAGCCTATAA
- the yidD gene encoding membrane protein insertion efficiency factor YidD yields MLKKIWIAPVRGYQKFISPLFQPSCRYYPTCSNYAITAIEKHGVVKGTIMGTARILRCHPFVKGGIDYVPESFTLKRNPHKECSHDH; encoded by the coding sequence ATGTTAAAAAAAATCTGGATTGCCCCTGTTCGCGGGTATCAAAAATTTATTTCCCCATTATTTCAACCGAGCTGTCGTTATTATCCAACCTGTTCAAATTATGCCATTACGGCAATTGAAAAGCATGGTGTGGTGAAAGGGACAATTATGGGAACTGCACGAATATTAAGATGTCATCCATTTGTAAAAGGTGGAATTGATTACGTTCCTGAAAGCTTTACTTTGAAACGTAATCCTCATAAGGAGTGTTCTCATGATCATTAA
- a CDS encoding HdeD family acid-resistance protein, which translates to MSVMRLNQLYLFFSGIFLLIIGIVIMDKNASLLPILTITITGALIIDSLSHFFQFFIKKRQQKRSLLDGLTGLILAAIFYFSNIPFYLLAVVFGAYLVLKGVALLVNYQTYRKNQLTGRFNLFVSGIFQVILGIVLLWSPRLAINDILIIIGLYFTLYGIGNLALTIQSFISPETKNRLKRKIRLTPPVFIEAFVPRAVLKETNAILTPDSDTNETNSPQLVEKKSDLIPDLEIFIHVTEKSYGSIGHMDLCFDGEIISYGNYDEDSYRLFDTVGDGVLISTQKEDYIRFCIEHNQKTLFGFGIQLNEQQRIDIRQKINELKMDCYPWKSHLERKNDEGQNFTKATNPYSDYASCLYAATHCHLSKFNRGKFKTYFVLTTNCVLLADTIIGPSGIDLLTINGILTPGAYLDFLNHEFKRTDSNVITYQVYN; encoded by the coding sequence ATGTCAGTTATGCGCTTAAATCAACTTTATTTATTTTTTTCAGGTATTTTTTTACTTATTATTGGAATTGTTATTATGGACAAAAATGCAAGTTTATTGCCAATCTTAACAATCACGATTACTGGCGCTTTAATAATCGATAGTCTTTCTCATTTTTTTCAGTTCTTTATAAAAAAAAGGCAACAAAAAAGAAGTCTGTTAGACGGCTTGACTGGATTAATTTTAGCAGCTATTTTTTATTTCTCAAATATTCCCTTTTATCTACTTGCTGTTGTTTTTGGAGCTTATCTGGTCTTAAAAGGAGTTGCGTTGCTAGTCAATTACCAAACGTATCGAAAAAATCAACTAACTGGTCGTTTTAATTTATTCGTTAGCGGAATTTTCCAAGTTATACTTGGCATCGTGTTATTATGGTCTCCTCGACTAGCTATTAATGATATTCTGATTATTATTGGACTCTATTTTACCTTATACGGAATCGGAAATTTAGCCTTAACCATTCAATCCTTTATTTCACCTGAAACTAAAAATCGATTGAAACGTAAAATACGGTTAACTCCACCAGTATTTATTGAAGCATTTGTTCCTCGAGCAGTTCTTAAGGAAACGAACGCTATTTTAACTCCAGACTCTGATACTAACGAGACCAACAGTCCTCAATTAGTTGAGAAAAAATCAGACCTTATTCCTGATTTAGAAATCTTTATTCATGTTACTGAAAAAAGCTATGGTTCAATTGGTCATATGGATCTGTGTTTTGATGGTGAAATTATTTCTTATGGAAACTACGATGAGGATTCCTATCGCTTATTTGATACAGTTGGCGATGGCGTTTTAATTTCAACTCAAAAAGAGGATTATATTCGTTTTTGTATTGAACATAATCAAAAAACATTATTTGGCTTTGGCATTCAGTTAAATGAACAACAACGAATTGATATTCGACAAAAGATTAATGAATTAAAAATGGATTGTTACCCTTGGAAATCACATTTGGAACGCAAAAATGATGAAGGTCAAAACTTTACAAAAGCAACAAATCCATACAGCGATTATGCTAGTTGTTTGTATGCAGCGACTCATTGTCACCTATCAAAATTCAATCGCGGCAAATTTAAAACATATTTTGTTTTAACAACCAATTGTGTTCTCTTAGCTGATACTATTATTGGACCATCTGGGATTGACTTGCTCACCATTAATGGTATTTTAACTCCTGGGGCTTATCTAGATTTTCTGAATCATGAATTTAAACGAACAGACAGTAATGTGATTACCTATCAAGTCTATAACTAA
- a CDS encoding thioredoxin family protein, whose product MIIKLDSTTFQEEIKEGWTLVEFWGEWCSSCRRLSAVLESLSTSYEDRIKLAKLNIHQSGELANQFSIMSIPTMILFQEGEPVEKITGYIPKEELQAYLEDKLK is encoded by the coding sequence ATGATCATTAAATTAGATAGCACGACCTTTCAAGAGGAGATAAAAGAAGGTTGGACTTTAGTTGAATTTTGGGGCGAATGGTGTAGTTCTTGTCGCAGGCTCTCAGCTGTTTTGGAAAGTCTATCAACAAGTTATGAAGACCGAATAAAGCTTGCAAAGTTGAATATTCATCAAAGTGGAGAATTAGCGAATCAGTTTAGTATTATGAGCATTCCGACGATGATTTTATTTCAAGAAGGTGAACCTGTTGAGAAAATTACGGGGTATATACCAAAAGAAGAATTGCAAGCTTATTTAGAGGATAAATTAAAATAG